The following proteins are encoded in a genomic region of Corylus avellana chromosome ca4, CavTom2PMs-1.0:
- the LOC132177300 gene encoding protein WHAT'S THIS FACTOR 1, chloroplastic-like, producing the protein MALSLPFSSQMDCPISFLNSSFLPRNPSWLHGNINQHYKSSKNFKNLSISISCSSRKIVQSPSLDRHIVKQNKIRFVQKLKTLLLSKPKHYMLLHILSKCRSYLSLSKPRSLLSMIHRYPLIFEVFSVPRPPLPFNATKSYSQLCVRLTPAAAALASQELKLKSAISMTLATKLQKLLMLSSHRRLLLSKLVHLAPDLGLPPNFRSRLCNDHPDKFKTVDTSYGRALELVSWDPHLANPLPSPEVHSHDMIVDRPLKFKQLRLRKGLNLKRHHQDFLINFGEMPAVCPYNTSAGALAKESIEEEKRACAVVREVLGMMIEKRTLIDHLTHFRKEFGLPNKLRGMFVRHPELFYVSLKGQRDSVFLVEGYDEKGALLEKDETSVIKDQLMALVREGNKMRRERRRAMIYSYATGDSNDGDDDDDYEVDHNNDDHDDGLDDLFDYEDSDLDCVVVVGDDESSESLGHMESGLFWTADSASLLNDVDGANMEPW; encoded by the coding sequence ATGGCACTGTCCCTGCCTTTCTCATCCCAAATGGATTGCCCTATCTCTTTCCTCAATTCTAGTTTCCTCCCTAGGAATCCTTCTTGGTTACATGGTAACATTAACCAACATTACAAGAGCAGTAAGAACTTCAAAAATCTGTCCATTTCTATTTCTTGTTCATCTCGCAAAATTGTTCAAAGCCCTTCGCTAGACAGGCATATTGTGAAGCAAAACAAGATTCGGTTTGTTCAAAAGCTGAAAACACTGCTCCTTTCTAAGCCAAAACACTATATGCTACTCCACATTCTTTCAAAATGTCGATCCTACCTTTCCCTTTCAAAGCCTCGCTCACTCCTCTCTATGATTCATCgttatcctttaatttttgaagtCTTCTCAGTCCCAAGACCACCCTTACCATTCAATGCTACAAAATCATATTCTCAACTTTGCGTCCGTCTAACCCCAGCAGCAGCAGCCCTTGCCTCCCAGGAATTAAAACTCAAATCAGCAATCTCAATGACCTTGGCAACTAAACTCCAGAAACTTCTCATGCTTTCATCTCACCGTCGGCTTCTTCTGTCAAAGTTGGTTCACCTTGCTCCAGATCTTGGTCTCCCCCCTAATTTCCGTTCCCGTCTCTGCAATGACCACCCTGACAAATTTAAAACTGTGGATACTTCCTATGGCCGTGCACTTGAGCTTGTATCTTGGGATCCACACTTGGCAAATCCTCTACCCTCTCCTGAAGTTCATTCACATGATATGATAGTAGACAGGCCTTTGAAATTTAAACAGCTGAGACTTCGAAAGGGACTGAACTTGAAGAGACATCACCAGGATTTTCTGATCAATTTTGGGGAAATGCCAGCTGTATGCCCTTATAATACTTCTGCGGGGGCGTTAGCAAAAGAGTCCatcgaagaagagaaaagagctTGTGCAGTAGTGAGAGAGGTGCTGGGGATGATGATTGAAAAGAGGACTTTAATTGACCACTTGACTCATTTCAGGAAGGAGTTTGGGCTACCCAACAAGCTGAGGGGAATGTTTGTGAGGCACCCAGAGTTATTCTACGTGAGTTTGAAAGGGCAGAGGGACTCTGTGTTTTTGGTGGAGGGGTATGATGAGAAAGGAGCCCTATTGGAGAAGGACGAGACTTCGGTTATAAAAGACCAGTTGATGGCGTTGGTTAGGGAAGGGAACAAgatgagaagagagagaagaagggcTATGATATATAGCTATGCCACTGGTGACTCTAATGATGGTGATGACGATGATGATTACGAGGTTGATCACAATAATGATGATCATGATGATGGTTTGGATGATTTGTTCGATTATGAAGATTCAGATTTGGATTGTGTCGTCGTGGTCGGTGATGATGAGAGCAGCGAATCATTAGGCCACATGGAGAGTGGGTTGTTTTGGACTGCAgattctgcttctcttcttaaTGATGTAGATGGAGCAAATATGGAACCTTGGTAA
- the LOC132178386 gene encoding fanconi-associated nuclease 1 homolog encodes MLRGRESLIRLVGKRRHFLPNRETLLSAPVGTGNDGKVVSVENAEAHKKLDECEEEREFGNETCHPEELVTCPVCGHKVSGEHNAINTHLDACLSRGTKRKLTQQTLLQSNFWSQSKVQASSFELEQLENSVCDTGLDDHRVRSAVHGLPDFSAIEENDINLFGSSLKLESVVQTYKDGPSENPINDDRINYNLDTTQLLSPKNEVLKGDRDLTIDDMSGVTLETFIVGRRFSDEKELHLGASISLLRDPDNDKDPNAIKVVSADTGCGKMLGFLPRELAQYLSPLIEKFCLSFEVIYFLNWKESCLNFCAFSLFQVSGSVFYII; translated from the exons ATGCTCCGCGGAAGAGAGAGCTTGATCCGATTGGTGGGCAAACGGCGTCACTTCCTTCCCAATCGTGAAACTCTTCTCTCCGCCCCTGTCGGCACCGGTAATGATGGGAAAGTCGTCTCCGTTGAGAATGCAGAGGCTCATAAAAAATTAGACGAATgcgaagaagagagagaatttgggaacgAGACTTGTCACCCAGAAGAATTGGTAACTTGCCCTGTTTGTGGGCACAAAGTTAGTGGGGAACACAATGCCATCAACACTCATCTTg ATGCATGCCTGTCTCGAGGAACCAAACGAAAATTGACCCAACAGACTCTTCTTCAGTCAAACTTCTGGTCACAATCTAAGGTTCAAGCTAGTTCCTTTGAGTTAGAACAGTTAGAAAACAGTGTGTGTGATACAGGTCTCGATGACCATCGTGTACGCAGTGCTGTTCATGGATTGCCCGACTTTAGTGCTATTGAAGAAAATGACATTAATCTGTTTGGATCATCCCTAAAGTTAGAGTCTGTTGTGCAAACTTACAAAGATGGTCCGTCTGAAAACCCAATCAATGATGACAGGATCAACTACAATCTGGACACCACCCAACTATTGTCCCCGAAGAATGAGGTTCTTAAAGGTGACAGGGATTTAACTATAGATGACATGTCTGGGGTTACTCTCGAAACTTTTATTGTTGGCCGTAGGTTTAGTGATGAAAAGGAGTTACATCTTGGGGCAAGCATTTCTCTTCTACGAGACCCTGATAATGATAAGGATCCCAATGCTATCAAG GTTGTTTCTGCAGATACTGGATGTGGTAAAATGCTTGGCTTTCTCCCTCGTGAATTAGCTCAATATTTGTCTCCTTTAATTGAGAAGTTCTGCCTAAGCTTTGAGGTAATATATTTCTTAAATTGGAAAGAATCATGCCTGAATTTCTGtgctttttcactttttcaagtGTCTGGTAGCGTCttctatattatataa